Proteins found in one Cyanobium sp. ATX 6F1 genomic segment:
- a CDS encoding ion channel, translating to MVWFLKPRRSTPRVPVLRSLRLRKQDGVFRAEKLDDWRHHWREPYHLMLAIPWPGFVGLIAASYLALNLAFALLYLLDPGGIGGVPGGGPAGFAEAFFFSVQTLGSIGYGVLHPASLWVNLVVTLEALGGLIFIAVTTGLAFARFSRSRARILFSEVATIEPWNGVPTLTFRIANVRRNGILDGRMRLYLALEELSSEGFRLRRLVPLTLLREQSIHFQLMWTLMHTIDDQSPLQGHTAESLAARHGELLVAFQGVDETLQSPVHARWTYRPGDLRLNARFADIVVDDEDSRVLDFSRFNETVPCSDCGDQAATSSGSR from the coding sequence ATGGTCTGGTTTCTTAAGCCGCGCCGTTCCACTCCCAGGGTCCCCGTGTTGCGGTCCCTGCGGCTGCGCAAGCAGGACGGGGTGTTCCGGGCCGAGAAGCTCGATGACTGGCGCCACCACTGGCGTGAGCCCTACCACCTGATGCTGGCCATCCCCTGGCCGGGCTTCGTGGGGCTGATCGCGGCCAGTTATCTGGCCCTCAATCTCGCCTTCGCCCTGCTCTATCTGCTGGACCCGGGCGGCATCGGTGGGGTTCCCGGTGGAGGCCCGGCCGGGTTCGCCGAGGCCTTCTTCTTCAGCGTCCAGACCCTGGGCTCGATCGGCTACGGCGTCCTCCATCCCGCCAGCCTCTGGGTGAATCTGGTGGTGACCCTTGAGGCCCTGGGGGGACTGATCTTCATCGCCGTGACCACGGGCCTGGCCTTCGCCCGTTTTTCCCGCAGCCGGGCGCGCATCCTGTTCAGCGAAGTGGCCACGATCGAGCCCTGGAATGGCGTGCCCACGCTCACCTTCCGGATCGCCAACGTGCGCCGCAACGGCATCCTCGATGGGCGCATGCGGCTCTACCTGGCCCTGGAGGAGCTCAGCAGCGAGGGGTTCAGGCTGCGGCGCCTGGTGCCCCTGACCCTGCTGCGGGAGCAGTCGATCCATTTCCAACTGATGTGGACGCTGATGCACACGATCGATGATCAAAGTCCGCTCCAAGGTCACACCGCCGAAAGCCTGGCCGCCCGCCATGGGGAGCTGCTGGTGGCCTTCCAGGGGGTGGACGAGACCCTGCAGAGTCCCGTCCACGCCCGCTGGACCTACCGGCCCGGCGATCTGAGGCTGAATGCGCGGTTTGCCGACATCGTCGTGGACGACGAGGACAGCCGGGTGCTCGACTTCAGCCGCTTCAACGAGACGGTGCCCTGCAGCGACTGCGGCGATCAGGCGGCCACCAGTTCAGGCTCCCGATAG
- a CDS encoding rubrerythrin family protein: MDLSKPSTTANLEAAFGGESMANRKYLFFADVAKQLGNSELAKLFRDTAAQETEHAFAHFRLLHPELVVADPATLGDAEKQAVLSRCLELAIEGETYEYTTMYPEFAEQARSDRDGGAEAEFNEQIAESAEHAGIFRKAASNFGLLTPIEHHHADRYSVALEALMGAGTAGETAPVAGKWICKVCSVIYDPELGDPDSGLAAGTPFEAIPDDWSCPLCGTRKANFIPYREPELVAA, encoded by the coding sequence ATGGACCTCTCCAAGCCCAGCACCACAGCCAACCTCGAAGCCGCCTTCGGCGGTGAGAGCATGGCCAACCGCAAATACCTCTTCTTCGCGGATGTGGCCAAGCAGCTCGGCAACTCCGAGCTGGCCAAACTCTTCCGCGACACCGCCGCCCAGGAAACCGAGCACGCCTTCGCCCACTTCCGCCTGCTCCACCCCGAGCTCGTCGTGGCCGACCCCGCCACCCTGGGCGATGCCGAGAAGCAGGCCGTGCTCAGCCGTTGCCTGGAGTTGGCAATCGAAGGGGAAACCTATGAGTACACAACGATGTACCCGGAGTTCGCCGAGCAGGCCCGCAGCGACCGCGATGGCGGCGCCGAAGCCGAGTTCAACGAGCAGATCGCCGAATCCGCTGAGCACGCCGGCATCTTCCGCAAGGCCGCCAGCAACTTCGGCCTGCTCACCCCCATCGAGCACCACCACGCCGATCGCTACAGCGTCGCCCTTGAAGCGCTCATGGGCGCCGGCACGGCCGGGGAAACCGCCCCTGTGGCCGGCAAGTGGATCTGCAAGGTCTGCTCGGTGATCTACGACCCCGAACTCGGCGACCCCGATTCCGGCCTCGCCGCCGGCACCCCGTTTGAGGCCATCCCCGATGACTGGAGTTGCCCGCTCTGCGGCACCCGCAAGGCCAATTTCATCCCCTATCGGGAGCCTGAACTGGTGGCCGCCTGA
- a CDS encoding diflavin flavoprotein, whose protein sequence is MADTSFKAPASPAESSDRRVIVLPVDDGLLCLRGLSPKRLRFEVEYGLERGTSANSFLFSAGTNPAGQPVPPVLVHPPGESFAAPFLEQLAELVGPGEALKVVVGHTNPNRVGLLRQLAQRWPELMLVASNAGARLVEELWGQRKPSPEGEAQEPLPPLPPIDVVKQEVSRDLAAGHRLSLIPVPTPRWPGALVAFEAKTGLLMSGKFFAAHLCTETFAEANSSSSEEDRRYFYDCLMAPMARQVESVVDRLEALPIRTIAPGHGPAIEQSWRSLLADYRRWGASQEKAKLAVALLYASAYGNTATIADALAQGVSRSGVRVESINCEFAPTEQLLAAIRGCDAVLIGSPTLGGHAPTPIVSALGSLLAEGDRDKPVGVFGSFGWSGEAIDLLESKLRDGGFRFAFEPIRVKFSPDGPTLKRLEETGTALARELLKGQRKQQLRSGGLGESLSNPAVLALGRVVGPLCVLTAAKGEGADRISGAMVASWVSQASFSPPGLTVAVAKDRAVEELMHVGGVFALNVLAEGRSSGPMKQFLQPFPPGADRFAGLELEETPGGQPVLPEAVAWLEARITQRMECGDHWLVYAQVDHGGLLDAGATPAVHQRRSGAFY, encoded by the coding sequence ATGGCGGACACCAGCTTCAAGGCCCCCGCCTCGCCGGCCGAGAGCAGCGACCGCCGCGTGATCGTCCTTCCTGTCGATGACGGGTTGCTCTGTCTGAGGGGGCTGAGCCCGAAGCGGCTGCGCTTCGAGGTGGAATACGGCCTGGAGCGCGGCACCAGCGCCAACAGTTTCCTGTTCAGCGCCGGCACCAACCCAGCCGGCCAACCGGTGCCGCCGGTGCTGGTCCATCCACCCGGTGAATCCTTCGCCGCGCCGTTCCTGGAACAGCTGGCCGAACTGGTGGGACCAGGCGAAGCCCTGAAGGTGGTGGTCGGCCACACCAACCCCAACCGGGTGGGACTGCTGCGCCAGCTGGCCCAGCGCTGGCCTGAGCTGATGCTGGTGGCCTCCAACGCCGGCGCCCGGCTCGTGGAAGAGCTCTGGGGGCAGCGCAAACCCAGCCCAGAGGGTGAAGCGCAGGAGCCCCTGCCTCCCCTGCCGCCGATCGATGTGGTCAAGCAGGAGGTGAGCCGTGACCTGGCCGCTGGCCACCGCCTCAGCTTGATCCCCGTGCCCACACCGCGTTGGCCCGGGGCCCTGGTGGCGTTCGAAGCCAAGACCGGTCTGCTGATGAGCGGCAAGTTCTTCGCCGCCCACCTCTGCACCGAGACCTTCGCCGAGGCCAACTCCAGCAGCAGCGAGGAAGACCGGCGCTACTTCTACGACTGCCTGATGGCGCCGATGGCGCGCCAGGTGGAGTCGGTGGTGGACCGGCTCGAGGCGCTGCCGATCCGCACCATCGCCCCCGGCCACGGGCCGGCGATCGAGCAGAGCTGGCGCAGCCTGCTGGCGGACTACCGCCGCTGGGGCGCCAGCCAGGAGAAGGCCAAGCTGGCGGTCGCCCTGCTCTATGCCAGCGCCTACGGCAACACGGCCACCATCGCCGACGCCCTCGCCCAGGGGGTGTCGCGCTCGGGGGTGCGGGTGGAGAGCATCAACTGCGAGTTCGCCCCCACCGAGCAGCTGCTGGCGGCGATCCGCGGCTGCGACGCGGTGCTGATCGGCTCCCCCACCCTCGGGGGCCATGCCCCCACCCCGATCGTTTCGGCCCTGGGCAGCCTGCTGGCGGAGGGCGACCGGGACAAGCCCGTGGGGGTGTTCGGCAGCTTCGGCTGGAGCGGCGAAGCGATCGATCTGCTCGAGAGCAAGCTGCGCGATGGCGGCTTCCGCTTCGCCTTCGAGCCGATCCGGGTCAAGTTCAGCCCCGACGGCCCCACCCTCAAGCGCCTGGAGGAGACGGGCACCGCCCTGGCCCGGGAGCTGCTCAAGGGCCAGCGCAAGCAGCAGCTGCGCAGCGGCGGCCTGGGGGAGAGCCTCAGCAACCCGGCGGTGCTGGCGCTCGGGCGCGTGGTCGGGCCCCTGTGCGTGCTCACCGCCGCCAAAGGCGAAGGTGCCGATCGGATCAGCGGCGCCATGGTGGCCAGCTGGGTGTCCCAGGCCAGCTTCTCGCCGCCGGGGCTGACCGTGGCGGTGGCCAAGGACCGGGCCGTGGAGGAGCTGATGCATGTGGGCGGCGTCTTCGCCCTCAACGTGCTGGCCGAAGGTCGCTCCAGCGGCCCGATGAAGCAGTTTCTGCAGCCCTTCCCCCCCGGCGCCGACCGCTTCGCGGGCCTGGAGCTGGAGGAAACCCCCGGCGGCCAGCCTGTGCTGCCGGAGGCCGTGGCCTGGCTGGAGGCGCGCATCACCCAGCGGATGGAGTGCGGCGACCACTGGCTGGTGTATGCCCAGGTCGACCATGGCGGCCTGCTCGATGCGGGCGCCACCCCGGCGGTGCACCAACGGCGCAGCGGCGCCTTTTACTGA
- a CDS encoding diflavin flavoprotein translates to MTQLAAPTTAPAAPGRLSLQCEAIGPDTTTIRSLDWDRSRFDIEFGLRNGTTYNAFLIRGERTALVDTSHAKFRDTWLPLLAEQIDPATIDYLIVSHTEPDHSGLIGDLLELNPEIEIVASKVAIAYLADQVHRPFRSRAVKSGEELDLGTNPGSGVQHRFEFLSAPNLHWPDTIFSFDHGTGILYTCDAFGLHYCGDDVFDIDPGAIAPDFRFYYDCLMGPNARSVLQALKRMDALPEITTIATGHGPLLREHLNLWVGDYRDWSSQRSANETYAAVCYISQYGFCDRLSQAIARGIGKTEAEVQLVDLRATDPQELAALVGGAAAVVVPTWPISPDADIQQSIGTLLAALKAKQFVAVYDAYGGNDEPIDSIATQLRGLGLKEAFSPLRVRQVPDATDYQRGEEAGTDLGQLLTRDKTIAAMKSLDGDLDKALGRISGGLYIVTAQQEERSSAMVASWVNQASFDPPGISIAVAKDRAIEALMQVGDRFVLNILREDNHQALLRHFLKRFPPGADRFAGVATLEGAAAGGPVLSEALAFLGCRVVQRMEGPDHWIIYAEVEEGTVADSEAATAVHHRKVGNHY, encoded by the coding sequence ATGACACAGCTCGCCGCCCCCACGACCGCTCCCGCCGCCCCCGGCCGCCTCTCGCTCCAGTGCGAAGCGATCGGACCCGACACCACCACGATCCGGTCGCTCGACTGGGACCGCAGCCGCTTCGACATCGAGTTCGGCCTGCGCAACGGCACCACCTACAACGCCTTCCTGATCCGCGGCGAGCGCACCGCCCTGGTGGACACCAGCCATGCCAAATTCCGTGACACCTGGCTACCATTACTGGCCGAGCAGATCGATCCGGCCACGATCGACTATCTGATTGTTTCGCACACCGAACCCGACCACTCGGGCCTGATCGGTGATCTGCTGGAGCTCAATCCCGAGATCGAAATCGTCGCCTCCAAGGTGGCGATCGCCTACCTGGCCGACCAGGTGCACCGGCCCTTCCGCAGCCGGGCGGTGAAGAGCGGCGAGGAGCTCGATCTGGGCACCAACCCCGGGAGCGGCGTGCAGCACCGCTTCGAATTTCTGAGCGCCCCGAACCTGCACTGGCCCGACACGATCTTCTCCTTCGACCACGGCACCGGCATCCTCTACACCTGCGACGCCTTCGGCCTGCACTACTGCGGCGATGACGTCTTCGACATCGATCCCGGCGCGATCGCCCCCGATTTCCGCTTCTACTACGACTGCCTGATGGGCCCCAACGCCCGCAGCGTGCTGCAGGCCCTCAAGCGCATGGACGCCCTGCCGGAGATCACCACGATCGCCACCGGCCACGGCCCCCTGCTCAGGGAGCACCTCAACCTCTGGGTGGGCGACTACCGCGACTGGAGCAGCCAGCGCAGCGCCAATGAGACCTACGCGGCCGTCTGCTACATCAGCCAGTACGGCTTCTGCGACCGGCTCAGCCAGGCGATCGCCCGGGGCATCGGCAAGACCGAGGCCGAGGTGCAACTGGTGGACCTGCGCGCCACCGATCCCCAGGAGCTGGCGGCGCTGGTGGGGGGTGCGGCAGCGGTGGTGGTGCCCACCTGGCCGATCAGCCCCGACGCCGACATCCAGCAGTCGATCGGCACCCTGCTGGCGGCCCTCAAGGCCAAGCAGTTCGTGGCCGTCTACGACGCCTACGGCGGCAACGATGAGCCGATCGACAGCATCGCCACCCAGCTGCGGGGCCTGGGGCTCAAGGAGGCCTTCAGCCCCCTGCGGGTGCGCCAGGTACCCGATGCCACCGACTACCAGCGCGGCGAGGAGGCCGGCACCGACCTGGGCCAGCTGCTCACCCGCGACAAAACCATCGCGGCGATGAAGAGCCTCGACGGCGACCTGGACAAGGCCCTGGGCCGGATCAGCGGCGGGCTCTACATCGTGACCGCCCAGCAGGAGGAGCGCAGCAGCGCCATGGTGGCCAGCTGGGTGAACCAGGCCAGCTTCGATCCGCCGGGGATCTCGATCGCCGTGGCCAAGGACCGGGCGATCGAGGCGTTGATGCAGGTGGGCGACCGCTTCGTGCTCAACATCCTGCGGGAGGACAACCACCAGGCCCTGCTGCGCCATTTCCTCAAGCGCTTCCCGCCGGGGGCCGACCGCTTCGCCGGTGTGGCCACCCTGGAGGGGGCCGCCGCCGGCGGGCCGGTGCTGAGCGAGGCCCTGGCCTTCCTGGGCTGCCGGGTGGTCCAGCGCATGGAGGGCCCCGACCACTGGATCATCTATGCCGAGGTGGAGGAGGGCACCGTGGCCGACAGTGAGGCCGCCACCGCCGTGCACCACCGCAAGGTGGGCAACCACTACTGA
- a CDS encoding CmpA/NrtA family ABC transporter substrate-binding protein has product MSKRRQFLALMGAAMASSVVLTGCLGNPPEPGGGSAGSGAPPTAVAPSNLETKTISLGFIPILEAAPLVVAVEKGFFAKHGLEVNLTKQASWPSARDNVVLGSAGGGIDGGQWQMPMPQMISEGAITDGKKVPMVVLAMLMSQGNGIAAANAVKDGNLSVDLKKTSPGFFDSFAQKTGNKFKASYTFPKANQEIWIRYWLAAGGVDPDKQVELLTVPATETLQGMKNGTMQAFSTGDPWPSRIVKDKVGYLAATTAQIWKAHPEEYLAVRSDWVDKHPKAAVALIKGVIEAQQWLDKPENKAEAAKILSSRKWYNIPAPVLEQSLKGEYLMGASGKPETDLAMGPLYWASDRGVISYPYKSLTLWFLLEALRWKFYPGILDTVDQAKAINDKVTREDLWLLAAKELGLPAAQIPTGSSRGKETFFDGVVYDPENPQAYLDGLKIRK; this is encoded by the coding sequence ATGTCTAAGCGTCGTCAATTTCTCGCGCTGATGGGTGCTGCCATGGCCAGCAGCGTTGTGCTCACGGGTTGCCTCGGTAATCCTCCCGAACCCGGTGGTGGCTCCGCCGGAAGCGGCGCCCCGCCGACCGCTGTCGCGCCTTCCAACCTCGAGACCAAGACCATCAGCCTGGGCTTCATCCCCATTCTTGAGGCCGCGCCGTTGGTGGTGGCGGTGGAGAAGGGCTTCTTCGCCAAACATGGCCTGGAGGTGAACCTCACCAAGCAGGCCAGCTGGCCCTCCGCCCGCGACAACGTCGTGCTCGGTTCCGCCGGTGGCGGCATCGACGGCGGCCAGTGGCAGATGCCGATGCCCCAGATGATCAGCGAAGGCGCGATCACCGATGGCAAGAAGGTGCCGATGGTTGTGCTGGCGATGCTGATGAGCCAGGGCAATGGCATCGCGGCCGCCAACGCCGTCAAGGATGGCAACCTCAGCGTTGATCTCAAGAAGACGTCGCCGGGTTTCTTTGATTCGTTCGCCCAGAAGACGGGCAACAAGTTCAAGGCCTCCTACACATTCCCGAAGGCCAACCAGGAGATCTGGATCCGTTACTGGCTCGCCGCTGGCGGCGTCGATCCCGACAAGCAGGTGGAACTGTTGACGGTGCCCGCCACCGAAACCCTCCAGGGGATGAAGAACGGCACGATGCAGGCCTTCTCCACTGGCGATCCCTGGCCCTCGCGCATCGTCAAGGACAAGGTGGGCTATCTGGCGGCCACCACCGCCCAGATCTGGAAGGCGCACCCCGAGGAATACCTGGCGGTGCGCTCCGATTGGGTCGACAAGCACCCCAAAGCTGCCGTGGCTCTGATCAAGGGGGTGATCGAGGCCCAGCAGTGGCTCGACAAGCCTGAAAACAAGGCCGAGGCCGCCAAGATCCTCAGCTCGCGCAAGTGGTACAACATCCCGGCCCCGGTGCTGGAGCAGTCGCTCAAGGGTGAGTACCTGATGGGCGCCTCCGGCAAGCCCGAGACCGACCTGGCCATGGGACCGCTCTATTGGGCGAGCGATCGGGGTGTGATCTCCTACCCCTACAAGAGCCTCACCCTCTGGTTCCTGCTCGAAGCCCTGCGCTGGAAGTTCTACCCCGGCATCCTCGACACGGTTGACCAGGCCAAGGCAATCAACGACAAGGTGACCCGCGAGGATCTCTGGCTCCTGGCGGCCAAGGAACTGGGCCTGCCCGCCGCCCAGATCCCCACCGGCTCCAGCCGAGGCAAGGAGACCTTCTTCGATGGCGTCGTTTACGACCCGGAGAATCCCCAGGCCTATCTCGATGGCCTGAAGATCAGGAAATAA
- the ntrB gene encoding nitrate ABC transporter permease yields the protein MPRKGNNSSPLSWLTRSSGQWLPPLLGTGGFLLLWQLLSMSGVIALPAPTSLFTEERTRILILYPFYDRGGLDKGLFWQTLASLTRVAQGYTLAALVGIAVGITIGLKPTINRAFDPLFQFLRMVAPLAWVPIALVLFQKNQPAAIFVIFITAIWPILINTAEGVRQIPQDYRNVALVLQMSNRRFFIKVLIPSALPYIFTGLRISIGLAWLAIIAAEIVMPGTLGIGFFIWDAYQQNYVGEIVLGVIWIGAIGLILDRLMAWLQTRISPGQ from the coding sequence ATGCCCCGTAAAGGCAACAACTCCAGCCCCCTGAGCTGGCTCACGCGCAGCTCAGGACAGTGGCTGCCGCCCCTGCTGGGCACCGGCGGCTTCCTGCTGCTCTGGCAGCTGCTCTCGATGAGCGGGGTGATCGCTCTGCCGGCCCCCACCAGCCTGTTCACCGAAGAGCGCACCCGCATCCTGATCCTCTACCCCTTCTATGACCGCGGTGGCCTTGATAAAGGCCTGTTCTGGCAAACCCTGGCCAGCCTCACCAGGGTGGCCCAGGGCTACACCCTCGCCGCCCTGGTGGGCATCGCTGTGGGCATCACGATCGGCCTGAAGCCCACGATCAACCGCGCCTTCGATCCCCTGTTCCAGTTCCTGCGCATGGTGGCGCCCCTGGCCTGGGTGCCGATCGCACTGGTGCTGTTTCAGAAGAACCAGCCCGCCGCCATCTTCGTGATCTTCATCACGGCGATCTGGCCGATCCTGATCAACACCGCCGAGGGCGTGCGCCAGATCCCCCAGGACTACCGCAATGTGGCCCTGGTGCTGCAGATGTCGAACCGGCGCTTCTTCATCAAGGTGCTGATCCCTTCGGCCCTCCCCTACATCTTCACGGGTCTGCGCATCTCGATCGGTCTGGCCTGGCTGGCGATCATCGCGGCCGAGATCGTGATGCCCGGCACCCTCGGCATCGGCTTCTTCATCTGGGATGCCTACCAGCAGAACTACGTGGGCGAGATCGTGCTCGGCGTGATCTGGATCGGCGCCATCGGTCTGATTCTCGATCGCCTGATGGCCTGGTTGCAGACCCGCATCTCCCCAGGTCAGTGA
- a CDS encoding nitrate ABC transporter ATP-binding protein (This model describes the ATP binding subunits of ATP-binding cassette (ABC) transporters for nitrate transport, or for bicarbonate transport, in bacteria and archaea.) has protein sequence MTALVDVQSIEKSFDLRGGGTYLALQGIDLEIRKGEFISLIGHSGCGKSTLLNMIAGLDLPTEGTVLLDGEAVKRPGPDKMVVFQNYSLLPWLTVRENIALAVDEVMGTLPTAERDALVQEHIDMVGLGPAATKLPLQLSGGMRQRVAIARALAIRPKLLLLDEPFGALDALTRGNLQEKLMQICNEHELTAVMVTHDVDEAVLLSDRIVMLTNGPGSNIGGILEVDIPRPRQRLEVVHHPSYYSLRSEIIYFLNRQKRVKQWRARPHQTVARHGLEKVNLDLGFLPLAASAPMAVAEAHGLFAKHGLDEVSLIRETSWRGIVDGLVDGTLDASLMPAGMPTWMTAGGHGGTPLPIVTALTLSRNGNGITLGRRLAEQGVRTVEDYRAYLKSHEREPHTMGIVHEASMHNLLLRYWLAANDIDPDKDVHLQALPPAQMLADLKDGSIDGYCVGAPWLDRAIRDGHGIPVAGDLAIWPGHPGKVLGVREDWAIAYPNTHIALTKALLEACRYCADPAHWGELSELLSDRRYLGIKPEMIRFSEASADVDRGGPESEEAVPHHLFFGEGLNRPSRTEHLWMMTQMARWGEIPLPRNWVEILERVCQVGVFSTAARELGLDAISYQRQGIELFDGQPFNADDPIGYLNAQTIKRDFSIAEIPLAPPRRG, from the coding sequence ATGACCGCACTGGTAGATGTCCAATCGATCGAGAAGAGCTTCGATCTCCGTGGCGGCGGCACCTATCTGGCCCTTCAAGGCATCGATCTGGAGATCCGCAAGGGTGAATTCATTTCCCTGATCGGCCACTCGGGCTGTGGCAAGTCCACCTTGCTCAACATGATCGCTGGCCTCGATCTGCCCACTGAGGGCACCGTGCTACTCGACGGCGAAGCCGTCAAGCGCCCCGGTCCCGACAAGATGGTGGTGTTCCAGAACTACTCGCTGCTGCCCTGGCTCACGGTGCGGGAGAACATCGCCCTGGCAGTCGATGAGGTGATGGGGACGTTGCCCACCGCCGAGCGTGATGCCCTGGTCCAGGAGCACATCGACATGGTGGGCCTGGGCCCGGCGGCCACCAAGTTGCCCCTGCAGCTCTCCGGTGGCATGCGCCAGCGGGTGGCGATCGCCCGGGCCCTGGCGATCCGCCCCAAACTGCTGCTGCTCGATGAGCCCTTCGGCGCCCTCGACGCCCTCACCCGGGGCAATCTGCAGGAGAAGCTGATGCAGATCTGCAACGAGCACGAGCTCACTGCGGTGATGGTCACCCACGACGTGGACGAGGCGGTGCTGCTCTCCGACCGCATCGTGATGCTCACCAACGGCCCGGGCTCGAACATCGGCGGCATCCTCGAGGTCGACATCCCCCGGCCACGGCAGCGCCTGGAGGTGGTGCATCACCCCAGCTACTACAGCCTGCGCTCGGAGATCATCTACTTCCTCAACCGCCAGAAGCGGGTGAAGCAGTGGCGCGCCCGGCCCCACCAGACGGTGGCCCGCCACGGACTGGAGAAGGTGAACCTGGATCTGGGCTTCCTGCCCCTGGCGGCCAGTGCGCCGATGGCGGTGGCCGAGGCCCATGGCCTGTTCGCCAAGCACGGCCTCGATGAGGTGAGCCTGATCCGGGAAACCAGCTGGCGCGGCATCGTCGACGGGCTGGTGGACGGCACCCTCGACGCCTCGCTGATGCCGGCGGGGATGCCCACCTGGATGACCGCCGGTGGCCACGGCGGTACGCCCTTGCCGATCGTGACGGCGCTCACCCTCAGCCGCAACGGCAACGGCATCACCCTGGGCCGCCGCCTGGCGGAGCAGGGGGTGCGCACGGTGGAGGATTACCGCGCCTATCTCAAGAGCCACGAGCGCGAGCCCCACACGATGGGGATCGTGCACGAGGCCTCGATGCACAACCTGCTGCTGCGCTACTGGCTGGCGGCCAACGACATCGACCCCGACAAGGACGTGCACCTGCAGGCCCTGCCGCCGGCCCAGATGCTCGCCGACCTCAAGGACGGCAGCATCGACGGCTACTGCGTGGGCGCCCCCTGGCTCGATCGGGCGATCCGCGACGGCCACGGGATTCCTGTGGCGGGCGACCTGGCGATCTGGCCCGGCCATCCCGGCAAGGTGCTCGGCGTGCGTGAAGACTGGGCGATCGCCTACCCCAACACCCACATCGCCCTTACCAAGGCGCTGCTCGAGGCCTGCCGCTACTGCGCCGATCCCGCCCACTGGGGCGAACTGAGTGAACTGCTCAGCGATCGCCGCTACCTGGGCATCAAGCCGGAAATGATCCGCTTCAGTGAGGCCAGCGCCGATGTGGACCGGGGCGGACCGGAGAGCGAAGAAGCCGTGCCGCACCACCTCTTCTTCGGGGAAGGCCTGAACCGGCCCAGCCGCACCGAGCACCTCTGGATGATGACCCAGATGGCCCGCTGGGGGGAGATTCCCCTGCCGCGCAACTGGGTGGAAATCCTTGAGCGCGTCTGCCAGGTGGGGGTGTTCAGCACCGCGGCCCGCGAACTCGGTCTCGATGCGATCAGCTACCAGCGCCAGGGCATCGAGCTCTTCGACGGCCAGCCGTTCAATGCCGACGATCCGATCGGATATCTCAACGCGCAGACGATCAAGCGCGATTTCAGCATCGCCGAGATCCCCCTGGCCCCGCCCCGGCGCGGCTGA
- a CDS encoding nitrate ABC transporter ATP-binding protein (This model describes the ATP binding subunits of ATP-binding cassette (ABC) transporters for nitrate transport, or for bicarbonate transport, in bacteria and archaea.): MSTLLQSTPAGPTSPPSEAFLRFENVSKVYPTATGPYTVLDGIDMAVNQGEFMCVIGHSGCGKSTLLNMVSGFSTPTEGQVVLHGNRITKPGPDRMVVFQGYALLPWFTAYENVYLAVDSVKPDLPEREKKEITREHLAMVGLTEAAEKKILQLSGGMKQRVAIARALAIRPEVLILDEPFGALDAITKEELQEELLTIWNTQKCTVLMITHDIDEALFLADRLVMMTNGPSAKIGEIMDIKFPRPRNREEIMEDPIYYDLRNQALDFLYSRFAHDDTAD, translated from the coding sequence ATGTCCACATTGCTTCAGTCCACCCCGGCGGGCCCCACCAGCCCCCCCAGCGAGGCTTTCCTGCGTTTCGAGAACGTCAGCAAGGTGTATCCCACCGCCACTGGCCCTTACACGGTGCTCGATGGCATCGACATGGCCGTGAACCAGGGGGAGTTCATGTGCGTGATCGGCCACTCCGGTTGCGGCAAGTCCACCCTGCTGAACATGGTCTCGGGCTTCTCCACCCCCACCGAGGGCCAGGTGGTGCTGCACGGCAACAGGATCACCAAGCCTGGTCCCGACCGCATGGTGGTGTTCCAGGGCTATGCCCTGCTGCCCTGGTTCACCGCCTACGAAAACGTGTATCTGGCGGTTGATTCGGTGAAGCCGGATCTGCCGGAGCGTGAGAAGAAGGAGATCACCCGGGAGCACCTGGCGATGGTGGGGCTCACCGAGGCGGCCGAGAAGAAGATCCTGCAGCTCTCCGGTGGCATGAAGCAGCGGGTGGCGATCGCCCGGGCCCTGGCGATCCGGCCGGAAGTGCTGATTCTCGATGAACCCTTCGGGGCCCTCGATGCGATCACCAAGGAGGAGTTGCAGGAGGAGCTGCTCACCATCTGGAACACCCAGAAGTGCACGGTGCTGATGATCACCCACGACATCGACGAGGCCCTGTTTCTCGCTGATCGGCTGGTGATGATGACCAACGGCCCGTCCGCCAAGATCGGCGAAATCATGGACATCAAGTTTCCGCGCCCCCGCAACCGCGAGGAAATCATGGAGGATCCGATCTACTACGACCTGCGCAACCAGGCGCTGGACTTCCTCTACAGCCGTTTCGCCCACGACGACACGGCGGACTGA